A genomic stretch from Cydia amplana chromosome 1, ilCydAmpl1.1, whole genome shotgun sequence includes:
- the LOC134654539 gene encoding ATP synthase subunit b, mitochondrial → MLSRVALRSAASRQSASTALVARSAATDVSGVRDEKNFPRPVRGEPGKVRLGFIPEEWFQLFHSKTGVTGPYTFGVGLATYLCSKEIYVMEHEYYSGLSLLVMVYVAAKKFGPSIGAYLDKEVDSIESSWNEGRAQTIESLEKAIAEEKKAQWRAEGQELLVQAKKENVLLQLEAAYRERLMKTYSEVKRRLDYQLEKTNVERRLAQKHMVDWIVNNVTKAITPDQEKATLDRCIADLAALAARK, encoded by the exons ATGCTATCACGCGTAGCTTTGCGTTCAG CGGCGTCCCGACAGTCCGCGTCCACCGCGCTGGTGGCCCGCAGCGCAGCCACCGACGTCTCCGGCGTGCGCGATGAGAAGAACTTCCCTAGGCCGGTCCGCGGAGAGCCCGGCAAGGTGCGCCTTGGATTCATCCCTGAGGAATG GTTCCAGCTCTTCCACTCAAAGACTGGCGTGACTGGCCCCTACACCTTCGGCGTCGGCCTGGCCACATACCTCTGCAGCAAGGAGATCTACGTCATGGAACACGAGTACTACAGTGGTCTATCTCTGCTGGTCATGGTCTATGTCGCTGCCAAGAAGTTCGGACCCTCTATTGGAGCTTACTTGGACAAGGAAGTTGAT TCGATAGAGTCAAGCTGGAACGAAGGCCGAGCACAGACCATCGAGTCCCTAGAGAAGGCCATCGCCGAGGAGAAGAAGGCCCAGTGGCGCGCAGAGGGCCAGGAGCTGCTCGTGCAGGCCAAGAAGGAGAATGTGCTGCTACAACTCGAGGCGGCCTACAGGGAGCGCCTCATGAAGACCTACTCCGAG GTGAAGCGCCGCCTGGACTACCAGCTGGAGAAGACCAACGTGGAGAGGCGCCTGGCGCAGAAACACATGGTTGACTGGATCGTGAACAACGTTACCAAG GCCATCACCCCCGACCAAGAGAAAGCGACTCTGGACCGCTGCATCGCCGACCTGGCCGCGCTCGCCGCCCGCAAGTAA